A region of Chelonia mydas isolate rCheMyd1 chromosome 7, rCheMyd1.pri.v2, whole genome shotgun sequence DNA encodes the following proteins:
- the CAV3 gene encoding caveolin-3, with translation MAEEQTGLEERIIIKDQHTKEIDLVNRDPKHINEDVIKVDFEDVIAEPAGTYSFDGVWKTSYTTFTVSKYWCYRLLSVVLGIPLAVIWGFLFALISFCHIWAVVPCIKSYVIEIQCVSRIYSLCIHTFCDPLCKALGQIFSSIKLALRKEV, from the exons ATGGCAGAAGAGCAAACTGGACTCGAGGAGCGGATAATAATAAAGGACCAGCACACAAAGGAAATAGACCTGGTGAACAGAGATCCAAAGcacattaatgaagatgttataAAG GTGGATTTTGAAGATGTCATTGCTGAGCCAGCAGGTACATACAGTTTTGATGGAGTATGGAAAACCAGCTACACCACCTTCACAGTCAGCAAGTACTGGTGCTACCGGCTGCTTTCGGTTGTGTTGGGAATCCCTCTGGCAGTCATCTGGGGCTTCCTCTTTGCTTTAATCTCCTTTTGTCATATCTGGGCAGTGGTGCCCTGCATCAAAAGCTACGTGATCGAAATCCAGTGTGTCAGCAGAATTTACTCCCTCTGCATCCACACCTTCTGTGACCCACTGTGCAAGGCCCTGGGGCAGATCTTTAGCAGCATCAAACTTGCCCTACGCAAGGAAGTCTAG
- the OXTR gene encoding oxytocin receptor codes for MEKLSLEGTDLWTINGSLINCSLSLENQTYGVNSTTDPLKRNEDMAKVEVTVLCLILFLALTGNLCVLLAIHTTRHKHSRMYYFMKHLSIADLVVAIFQVLPQLIWDITFRFYGPDFLCRLVKYLQVVGMFASTYMLLLMSLDRCLAICQPLRSLHRRSDRVSVLLTWLLCLLVSIPQIHIFSLRDVGNGVYDCWADFIQPWGAKAYITWITLTVYIIPVLMLSVCYGLISFKIWQNVKLKTAHETNINLSSSGAALSRVSSIKLISKAKIRTVKMTFIIVLAFIVCWTPFFFVQMWSVWDKNAPKEASPFIIAMLLASLNSCCNPWIYMLFTGHLFHDLIHRFLCCSTHYLKSRQGCDLSISKKSNSSTFALSRKSSSQKSFTQPSTA; via the exons ATGGAGAAGTTGTCCCTGGAAGGGACCGACCTTTGGACTATCAACGGCTCACTGATCAACTGCAGCCTGAGCCTTGAGAACCAGACTTATGGGGTCAACAGCACCACTGATCCCCTGAAGAGGAATGAGGACatggccaaggtggaggtgacgGTGCTCTGCCTCATCCTCTTCCTTGCTCTGACTGGCAACCTGTGCGTGCTGCTGGCCATCCACACCACCCGGCACAAGCACTCCCGCATGTACTATTTCATGAAGCACCTGAGCATCGCTGACCTGGTGGTGGCCATTTTCCAAGTTCTGCCCCAACTCATCTGGGACATCACCTTCAGGTTCTATGGGCCGGATTTCCTCTGCCGGCTGGTCAAGTACTTGCAGGTGGTGGGGATGTTTGCTTCCACCTACATGCTCCTGCTGATGTCCCTGGACCGGTGCCTGGCCATCTGTCAGCCCCTGAGGTCATTGCACAGGAGGTCTGACCGGGTATCTGTCCTCCTCACCTGGCTGCTATGCCTGCtggtcagcatcccccagatcCACATATTTTCCCTGCGGGATGTGGGCAATGGGGTGTATGATTGCTGGGCAGATTTCATCCAGCCCTGGGGAGCCAAAGCATATATCACCTGGATAACGCTGACTGTTTACATTATCCCTGTGCTGATGCTGAGCGTCTGCTATGGCTTGATCAGCTTCAAAATCTGGCAGAACGTGAAGTTAAAAACAGCCCACGAGACCAACATAAACCTGTCCTCCAGCGGGGCAGCCCTCTCCAGGGTCAGCAGCATCAAGCTAATTTCTAAAGCCAAGATCCGGACAGTCAAAATGACCTTCATCATAGTCTTAGCTTTCATAGTGTGCtggactccttttttttttgtgcagaTGTGGTCTGTGTGGGACAAGAATGCTCCCAAAGAAG CATCCCCATTTATCATCGCCATGCTCCTAGCAAGTTTAAACAGCTGTTGCAACCCGTGGATCTACATGCTTTTCACAGGCCATCTCTTCCACGACCTTATACACCGGTTCCTCTGCTGCTCCACACATTATTTAAAATCCAGGCAAGGATGTGACCTGAGCATCAGCAAAAAAAGCAACTCCTCCACATTTGCCCTGAGTCGCAAGAGCTCAAGTCAGAAGAGCTTCACTCAGCCGTCCACAGCCTGA